In Patescibacteria group bacterium, the sequence GGATCAGCCAAAGCCACTGCCTCAAGTGTACTGCGGTTTTGTTGGGCGATGAGTGTGAGCTGTCTGACTTTTTCATGGGCATCAGGATGACCAAGATAAGACAGAATAATATAGAGCGGTTCGGCAGCGCCGAGGTTTCGGCTCATAGCTAAATTCCGATCCATATTCCCCTTATTCACTCGCATTTTCGCCATTGTGTTAGATAATCGATCGGCCATCGCAACTACATAGGCGATAGTTTCACCATTGATGCGAGCTGATGCTGAATTGGTGAGATCTCGCTGGTGTTCACTGATCTGATCCATAAACACAGTGATAATCCGAGCCACCACAATTTTCCAACAGCTCTTTACATTCTCGAAATTGATGGGATTCTGCTTTTGAGGCATAGTTGATGACCCAACCTGATCGCTTTGGAACTCTTCACCGATTTCACCAATTTCGGAACGTTGGAGGTGGCGCATGTCATCAGACAGATTAGCCATAATGCCGGCAGCAATAGTGACTTCGGTCATGAGACGAATTAAGCCCTCTGGAGGCACCACCTGAGTGGAGCACTCCGCTGGCAATAAGTCCATTTCCGCCAACACCTCGGTCTCAAATTGTTCTGGATCATCGAAAAATAATCCAGATGCATTGTAGGCCCCGACTGCTCCAGAGAACTTCCCTCTCAACGCTTTGGCTCGATCTTTTAACATCTCTATACACTCGCCTAAACGAGAGACATAGGACGTAATAGCAAAGCCAAAGGTAATCGGGTTGGCATGTTGGCCGTGAGTCCGGCCGATTTGGCGAACATTAGCGGTTTCCAGCGCTAAAGTCATCAGCACCTGCTCAAGTTTAACCAGAGATGGTACCAGCACATTCATGACTACGTCGCGATACCGAGCAGCATTAGCTGTGTCCGAGATATCAAACGAAGTAGCCGTCATGTGAACAAATCGTTTAATTGTATCAGCGATCCACTTCCGGATGCAGTTGACCAGTGCTCGAATGTCGTGACCAATTCGCTTTTCTTCAGCGTAAACATCTGGTGCAGTCACTTTGTCGCAAGCAGACTTAACCTGATCAACTGCTTCGGGAGGGCAGATCTTCCAGCGACAGAGTACCGTGATAAGAGCCAGTTCTACCAAAAGTTTATATTTGATAAAGGCTCTCTCAGACAGATATTCCGCCACCTTCTGTTTCCAATACCGATAATCGATCGGGGAAATATTGTCATATATGTCCCATTGACCGTCCATAATGAATTCCTCCTCGGAATTTAATTTGAGTTAATTTGAAAAGGACACTACAGCCAATCTGGAGTAGTGATAGTTTATTATAGCAAACTCAGCGATGTCTTCTAGATATGCCGTTTGTCACAACTATTTTACAGGCCTCCTGGTAGAAAGGAATATTTCTTATTAAAAATGTCTTTTTTGTTGGTATCACAGTACGTACTGTGATACCGTAGGATAAATTCAACGGCTCACGAGTGAACCTCTCCCCGGCTCTCACCCGATACTTTCACCAAAAACACAAAAAACTCCCTCACAGGAATTTTCCGTTTTGGTGGACCGTACCGGATTCGAACCGGTGACCTCTTGCATGCCATGCAAGCGCTCTACCAGGCTAAGCTAACGGCCCATATGATAATTTTACTGGAGATCCTGAATCATAATTAGATCCTTCGACTCCGGAACGTCTGACGTTCCTCCGCTCAGGATGACAAAGCAAGGAAGACTTTGTCAGTTCAGGATGACGGAGGGATCGTTCATACAATAGCTGACAATCTCTATCTTATCAAGCTATACTAGGGATATGAATATTTCTATTCAATTTCTAGGGGCTTGCGGCACTGTTACTGGCTCTAATTATTTGGTTACTTGTGGTGCGACTAAATTATTGGTGGATTGTGGGTTATTCCAAGGCGACTGGGAAAATCAACAGCGCAATTATCAACCTTTTGCCTTCAACCCCCAAGACATTGATTTTATGGTGCTCACTCATGCTCATTTAGACCATTGCGGGCGGATCCCTAAACTCTACCGCGAAGGCTTCCGGGGCAAGATTTATTGCACGCCAGCTACAGCTGATTTAGCTAAAATTATTTTGACGGATGCCGCCCAAATTCAAGAACACGGCGTCCGGGAAGACCAATTAG encodes:
- a CDS encoding lyase family protein produces the protein MDGQWDIYDNISPIDYRYWKQKVAEYLSERAFIKYKLLVELALITVLCRWKICPPEAVDQVKSACDKVTAPDVYAEEKRIGHDIRALVNCIRKWIADTIKRFVHMTATSFDISDTANAARYRDVVMNVLVPSLVKLEQVLMTLALETANVRQIGRTHGQHANPITFGFAITSYVSRLGECIEMLKDRAKALRGKFSGAVGAYNASGLFFDDPEQFETEVLAEMDLLPAECSTQVVPPEGLIRLMTEVTIAAGIMANLSDDMRHLQRSEIGEIGEEFQSDQVGSSTMPQKQNPINFENVKSCWKIVVARIITVFMDQISEHQRDLTNSASARINGETIAYVVAMADRLSNTMAKMRVNKGNMDRNLAMSRNLGAAEPLYIILSYLGHPDAHEKVRQLTLIAQQNRSTLEAVALADPEVEPYFKDMTQHQRSIISDPTQYIGIAPDKAGKVCRNWQKRLLA